A segment of the Bacteroidales bacterium genome:
GAAGCTGCATTTCTGGCTGTTAAAAAAGCATCGGAAATTATTGACATGAGGACTCATAAAGGAGAACATCCGCGAATGGGTGCCACTGATGTTTGTCCGCTTATTCCCGTTGCAGGAATTACAATGGAAGAAACCGTTAAATATGCACATAAGCTGGCAGAGAGAATCGGAAAAGAACTTTCCATTCCTGTTTATTGTTATGAATATGCTTGCTTTACCGAAGAAAGAAGAAACCTTGCTAATTGCCGCGCAGGAGAGTATGAAGGGCTCCAGAAAAAATTAACAGACACGAAATGGAAACCCGATTTCGGTCCTGCAAAATTTAATGCAACAGCAGGAGCAACCGCTGTTGGAGCAAGAGATTTTTTAGTTGCTTATAACGTAAATCTGAATACAACTTCTGTGCGGAGAGCAAATGCAATTGCTTTTGATATAAGAGAAAAAGGCCGTCCCAAAAGAGAAGGCAACCAGATAACAGGCAAGATTGTTAAAGATGAAAAAGGCGAGACAGTGCATATTCCCGGCACACTCAAAGCAGTAAAAGCGATTGGCTGGTACATTGAAGAATATGGCATTGCCCAAATATCAATAAATCTTACAAATATAAACATAACTCCCGTGCACGTTGCTTTTGAGGAAGCTTCTAAAAAAGCACAGGAAAGAGGAATAAGAGTTACCGGCTCGGAACTTGTTGGATTGATACCTTTAAAAGCAATGCTTGATGCAGGAAAATATTTTCTAAAAAAACAACAACGTTCGGTTGGCATTTCAGAAGAAGAAATAATAAAAATCGCAGTAAAGTCGCTTGGTCTTGATGATTTAAAGCCATTTAATCCTAAAGAAAAAATAATAGAATATTTACTCGAAGACAATTCAAAAAAGAAACTTATTGATTTTACGTGTAAAGGATTTGCAAATGAAACGGCCTCGGAATCGCCTGCTCCGGGTGGAGGTTCAATTTCGGCATATGTAGGGGCACTCGGTGTTTCGCTGGGTACAATGGTTGCAAACTTGTCATCTCATAAAGCCGGCTGGGATGAACGATGGGAAGAATTCTCTGATTGGGCTGAAAAAGGTCAGGTTATTAAAGACAAGCTTTTGTACCTCGTTGATGAAGATACAAATGCATTTAACAAAATAATGGATTCGTTTAAACTTCCTAATTCTACTGACGAAGAAAAGAGGATAAGGAAAGAAGCTGTAAATGCAGCAACAAAATACGCAATCGAAATACCTTTTAAAGTGATGGAGGCAGCTTATGATTCAATGGAAA
Coding sequences within it:
- the ftcD gene encoding glutamate formimidoyltransferase produces the protein MKKLIECVPNFSEGRNMNVIKQITAQIESVEGVRLLDVDPGKATNRTVVTFVGEPEAVIEAAFLAVKKASEIIDMRTHKGEHPRMGATDVCPLIPVAGITMEETVKYAHKLAERIGKELSIPVYCYEYACFTEERRNLANCRAGEYEGLQKKLTDTKWKPDFGPAKFNATAGATAVGARDFLVAYNVNLNTTSVRRANAIAFDIREKGRPKREGNQITGKIVKDEKGETVHIPGTLKAVKAIGWYIEEYGIAQISINLTNINITPVHVAFEEASKKAQERGIRVTGSELVGLIPLKAMLDAGKYFLKKQQRSVGISEEEIIKIAVKSLGLDDLKPFNPKEKIIEYLLEDNSKKKLIDFTCKGFANETASESPAPGGGSISAYVGALGVSLGTMVANLSSHKAGWDERWEEFSDWAEKGQVIKDKLLYLVDEDTNAFNKIMDSFKLPNSTDEEKRIRKEAVNAATKYAIEIPFKVMEAAYDSMEIIKEMAEKGNPNSVSDAGVGSLCARSAVMGAFLNVKINSSGLKDDLFVKEKIQKGQEIEKKAIALEKEILEIVSSKIK